The genomic region TAAGGGTCCAAAAAACATACATTGGGGGCAAGGAGGTTCGATAGATTCGATTATAATTGGTGCCTATAGATAACAAAATATTTGCCTCACGTTAACCTCAGTAAAAATTGCCTCTCCCACTCAGTTAAAAAGAGGTTGTTGGAATAATCTCAAAGAGCTAATTCAAGCTTATTTAAATTCCAATAACCTCTTTTTATTTGTGAGTCATATATCATTAATAAGAGATATCTTCTGCTATATAATGCATAAACTTATATAATCGTTTAGTTTAATATTTGACTTTTTATTAAAAGTGCTATATAAACATGGATTATTAAATTCAGCCCATGGGTCACACTTATGTTATACATATGCATGTGCGCATCATGCAGCCTAAATGTCTATTTGTTTTAATAACATTATGAAGGAGTGATCTTTATATGCAGCTTAATCCATATGAAATGCTAAAAAAACAAATCGATGATGCCGCAAGATACATCGACATTGATCCGGAGTATTTCGATATTCTAAAAGAACCAAGAGAAATTTTAGAGGTATCTCTTCCGGTTCGTTTGAGCGATGGCTCAATAAAGATTTTCAAGGGATGGCGCTGTCACTATAATAATGCTCTTGGACCCTATAAAGGCGGAATACGCTATCATGTTCAGGTAAACAGGGATGAGGTAATTGCTCTAGCCGGATGGATGACTATAAAATGCGCTGTAGCCCAACTGCCCTTCGGAGGCGGAAAGGGAGGTATAAATTGCTCACCTGCAGATCTATCGATTGACGAGCTGGAAAAGTTGACCAGGGCATATGCCTTGGGAATATCGCGCTTCATAGGCACAGATTACGATGTCCCCGCTCCCGATGTAAATACCAATCCTCAAATCATGGCATGGATAGCCGATACCTACGAAAAGATCAAGGGCTTCAGTCAGCCCTCCGTCATTACGGGCAAACCAGTCGAAGTGGGCGGTTCTTTGGGTCGAAGCAAAGCAACTGCACAGGGCGGAGTATACGTTCTTACTGAAGCGTTAAAAGCGCTAAATTTCAATAATAAAGATCTCTCCTGCGCCATCGAAGGATATGGAAACGCCGGAAGTTATATGCATCTTTTATTGGAAAAGATGGGAATAAAAGTTATCGCTGTATCGGATACCAGAGGTGGAATTTATAATCCAAAGGGCTTGCCTGCTAGCGAGCTAAAGGAACATAAAATGAAAAACAGGACAGTTGCCAATTTTCCGGAGGGCGAGAATATAACAGACAAAGAATTATTGTCGAGTAATGCGGATATCCTAATACCCGCCGCCTTGGAAGGGATGATAAACGAGACAAACGTCAGCGATATAAAGGCCAAAATTATTTTAGAATTGGCAAACGGCCCTGTCACTCCGCAGGCGGAGAAAACGCTTTCCGACAATGGAGTCTTAATAATTCCTGATGTTTTGGCAAATTCCGGCGGAGTGATCGTTAGCTACTTCGAGTGGGTCCAGGGAAGATCGGGGGAATATTGGGACGAATCGACCGTGGATAAAAAACTTTACAACAGGATAACCGAGGCATTCCGGGAGATATGGGAAATTAAAGGCAGAAGAAAAATAAAAATGCGCGAAGCTGCATACGTAACAGCAATCGGAAGAATATCACAAGCAATGCGCATACGCGGAATTTGGCCATAAATTATAATTACATGCATAGCAACTATGCCTCTACGAGCCTGCCTCTGCTGCGTTAAATTCCATCATTAGGCAGGCTCGTTAAAGTTATGTTCAGAGGTTATCTAATTACCCGATAAGTTTCTAAATGTATCTTTCAGCGCCCCTTCCGACGGAACTTTACCTGCAATGACAACCTTCCCGTCAACAGCTAAGGCAGGGGTAGCCATTACTCCAAAAGATATTATTTTATTAATATCTGTAACCTTTTCGACTTCATAATCTAGACCGAGTTCTCGCGCAACTTTTTCAGCCATATCCGCAAGTTTCTTACACTTAGGGCACCCCGTGCCAAGAACTTGTATCTTCAACTCAAGATCAACTCCTTTGTTCATGAGATATGTGGCAATTATA from Acetomicrobium thermoterrenum DSM 13490 harbors:
- a CDS encoding Glu/Leu/Phe/Val family dehydrogenase, with protein sequence MQLNPYEMLKKQIDDAARYIDIDPEYFDILKEPREILEVSLPVRLSDGSIKIFKGWRCHYNNALGPYKGGIRYHVQVNRDEVIALAGWMTIKCAVAQLPFGGGKGGINCSPADLSIDELEKLTRAYALGISRFIGTDYDVPAPDVNTNPQIMAWIADTYEKIKGFSQPSVITGKPVEVGGSLGRSKATAQGGVYVLTEALKALNFNNKDLSCAIEGYGNAGSYMHLLLEKMGIKVIAVSDTRGGIYNPKGLPASELKEHKMKNRTVANFPEGENITDKELLSSNADILIPAALEGMINETNVSDIKAKIILELANGPVTPQAEKTLSDNGVLIIPDVLANSGGVIVSYFEWVQGRSGEYWDESTVDKKLYNRITEAFREIWEIKGRRKIKMREAAYVTAIGRISQAMRIRGIWP
- a CDS encoding thioredoxin family protein, with protein sequence MKIQVLGTGCPKCKKLADMAEKVARELGLDYEVEKVTDINKIISFGVMATPALAVDGKVVIAGKVPSEGALKDTFRNLSGN